The Curtobacterium sp. MCSS17_015 genomic sequence CCGTCGCGACTCCCGCCCGCGGGCCCGGTCGTACGGGCATCCCGGCGGGCGCTCGCGCGAGGTCTTCCTCGCCGCGGAGCGCGAGTGGGTCGGTCTCGGCGACCCGATCGAGGACCCCTACGACCCGGTGCTCGTGCGCTCGGCGCCCCGGCACGTCCGGCGGCTCCTCGGCGAGGCGCTGGCCGAGGAGGCCACGGCGGCGATCGTCGCGGACATGGGCATCGGCGTCACCGTGTGGCACGACCTCGACGCCGGGGCCGAGGGCAAGCTCGACCACGCGATCCTCACGCCGACCGGGCTGTGGGCCGTCGAGTCGATCGACTGGGGTGGCCCGGTCACGGTGGAGCACGGCGAGGTCGTGGGCGAGACGCTCGGGTCGGGGGAACGGCCGGTCAAGGAACTGGTCCGTGCGGCCCGTGCCGTGCAGAAGCAGACCAGGGTCCGGTTCACCGGCCGGGTCCTCGTGGTGGCGGACTCCGCCGTCGACGAGGACGTCGAGCTCATCGGCACGCCCCGGAAGCCCACGGCGTTCATCGTCCGCCGGAGTGCGCTCGGGCAGGTGCTCTCCGGCGTCTGGTCGCCCGAGGGTTCGGTCGACGTCTTCGCGATCCGCGACCGACTGCAGCAGACCGTCCGGTTCGTCTGAGCGGCGGGGCTCAGTAGCCCCGGAGCTTCTCGAGGTCGCGGCGCTCCCGCTTGCTCGGCCGTCCGGCCCCGCGCTCCCGGATCGGGACGAAGCCGGCCTCCTCGCGCGGCAGGCGCGGCGGGGTCTTGTCCTCGAGGTGCTTCGCCGCCTCGGTCGCACCGACCCGCTTGAGGATGATGCTCTTCACGACGACGATCCGGTCGAAGCCGGACTGGCGCACGCGGACCTCGTCCCCGGGGCCGACCGGCTGGGACGGCTTCGCGCGCTCCCCGTTGACGCGGACGTGCCCGGCCTTGCACGCCGTCGTCGCCGCGGACCGGGTCTTGGTGATCCGGACCGCCCAGATCCAGCTGTCCACCCGGGCCTTGTCCATCCCGCCACCCTAGCCGCGCCGGTCCCGCGTCCCCTCGACGTCCGTCCCGTCCCCACCCGACCCGTCCGCGCCCGTACCCTCGGAGCCATGACCGACCCCGACCTGCCGACGACGGGTCCGTCCCAGGCGGCGCTCGCCCGCGCGCGGGCACTCGCCGCACTCGACGGGGCGGAGCTCGGCGACCGGCTCGTCGTCCGGGCGCACGACGGTGACGGTGCGCGGGACGCACTCGGTGAACTGACCGACCGGACCGCGGACACCGTGACGATCGCCACCCGTCGCGGACCGGTCACCGTCCGCCGCTCGGACGTCGTCGCCGCGAAGCCCGTGCCGCCGCCCCCACCGCGCCGGGCGCGTCGGTCGGAGGTCGAGCCGTCGAGCTGACCGTCCGACGCGATCCGACCGGTCCCGGCGAGCCGCTGACCGCTCTCCACCAGGGCGCACGTAGCCTCGCAACATGGCCGTCCCCGACCCACCCGCCGCCGCTGCCGGGACCACCGAGGACCGCACCGCCCGCGTCCGGTTCACCCGTCCGACCGGCTGGCGTGCCGAGGAGGCCCCCGGCGCCGACCTCCGGGTGCGCGGTGACGACGTCGTCCTCACCGTCCGGTCCCGGCCGAGCGACCGGGCGATCGGGGACGAGAACGCCTCGCTGCTGGAACGACTGCCGGGCTCGGTCGACGGACTGCTCCTGCTCGGTTGTGACGTCTGGACGACCGCGGGGGCTCCTGCTCGTCTCGTCGAGTACGTCCGCCCGGACGAAGCGGGGGACGTCGTCGGCGCGCACCTGTTGCTCGTGACGGGTCGGCACCGGGTCGACGTCACGGTGGAACGACCGCTCGCCCGCATGACCGCGACCGACGACGGCGTGTTCGCCGTCCTCGACTCCGTCCGGGTGCTCGACCATGTCACCGCCACCGAGACCCGCACCCTCGAGGCGCTGCCGGTCCTGCTCTCGGGGTCGACACTGACCGGTCCGTCGCTCGGCGCCGAGGCCGTCGCCACGCTGCAGAACCTCGCCGGCAGGCGCTGGAACCCCGCCCTGCTCCGCACCGACGGCGGCCGGGAGCTCGTCGCGGCCGACCTCGTGGGCCGCTTCGGCACGGTGCCGCCCGAGACCGCCGCGGTCCTCGCCCCCTGGGCCGAGGGCGTCCAGCCGACCACGCTCGACCAGCACGACGACGACGGGCGCGTGACGCGCCTCCAGGCCTGGGCCGGGACGGTCGTGGACACGGGGGCCGACGGCCGGTCGGTCGTCGCGTCCGTTCCGGCGGACCGCGTGGTCGGGCTGCTGGCCGGGAGGCTCGGGGTCCGCCCGACGTGGACCTGGCCGTTCCGCACACCCGTCCTGTCGAGCGACCTGTTGGACCGTCGTCTGGCGGGTGGCGCGTCCGCACCCGACCTTCCCGCCGCTCTGGCCGCGGAGGACCCGACGCTCGCTGCCTTCTGGGCGGCCCCGTGGACCGTGTCGGCGCTCCTCCGCCCGGGACGGACACGTCCGGTCGTGGTCGTGTCGGCCGAGGGGATCGGCTT encodes the following:
- a CDS encoding DnaJ domain-containing protein; its protein translation is MTDSPADATPYEVLGVPATADDDTLRRAYRRAARESHPDLGGDAQRFRRVQVAWERIGTPAARRAYDSGAVRPGTSSPTSAPTGSAAWRPDAGRDAYAPPSARRDSRPRARSYGHPGGRSREVFLAAEREWVGLGDPIEDPYDPVLVRSAPRHVRRLLGEALAEEATAAIVADMGIGVTVWHDLDAGAEGKLDHAILTPTGLWAVESIDWGGPVTVEHGEVVGETLGSGERPVKELVRAARAVQKQTRVRFTGRVLVVADSAVDEDVELIGTPRKPTAFIVRRSALGQVLSGVWSPEGSVDVFAIRDRLQQTVRFV
- a CDS encoding ferrous iron transport protein A, with the translated sequence MTDPDLPTTGPSQAALARARALAALDGAELGDRLVVRAHDGDGARDALGELTDRTADTVTIATRRGPVTVRRSDVVAAKPVPPPPPRRARRSEVEPSS
- a CDS encoding RNA-binding S4 domain-containing protein encodes the protein MDKARVDSWIWAVRITKTRSAATTACKAGHVRVNGERAKPSQPVGPGDEVRVRQSGFDRIVVVKSIILKRVGATEAAKHLEDKTPPRLPREEAGFVPIRERGAGRPSKRERRDLEKLRGY